From a region of the Acinetobacter calcoaceticus genome:
- the argH gene encoding argininosuccinate lyase, whose translation MTTSSNPPNSVTPDQTSGMWGGRFSEATDAFVAEFTASVQFDQRFYKQDIAGSIAHATMLAKVGVLTEAERDDIIEGLSTIRSEIEAGTFEWRIDLEDVHMNIESRLTQRIGITGKKLHTGRSRNDQVATDIRLYLRDEIDDILKLLKRLQKGLLGLAAKNVNTIMPGFTHLQTAQPVTFGHHLLAWFEMLVRDSERLQDCRKRVNRLPLGSAALAGTTYPIDRAYTAELLGFEAVCENSLDAVSDRDFAIEFNAAASLIMMHLSRMSEELILWTSAQFKFVNIPDRFCTGSSIMPQKKNPDVPELIRGKSGRVFGDLISLLTLMKGQPLAYNKDNQEDKEPLFDAIDTVRGSLMAFADMIPALVPNIEIMREAALRGFSTATDLADYLVKKGVAFRDAHEIVGKAVALGVAEEKDLSELTLEQLQQFSDLITADVFDKALTLEASVNARDHIGGTSPKQVEAAIARAHTRLEQLYA comes from the coding sequence ATGACCACATCTTCAAATCCCCCTAATTCAGTAACCCCAGACCAAACCTCAGGTATGTGGGGTGGTCGTTTTTCTGAAGCGACGGATGCTTTTGTAGCCGAATTTACCGCCTCTGTTCAGTTTGACCAGCGTTTTTATAAACAAGACATCGCGGGTTCTATTGCGCATGCTACCATGCTTGCGAAAGTTGGCGTACTCACAGAAGCAGAACGCGATGACATTATTGAAGGTTTAAGCACCATTCGCTCAGAAATTGAGGCTGGAACCTTTGAATGGCGCATCGATCTTGAAGATGTTCACATGAACATTGAATCACGTTTGACTCAACGTATTGGTATTACAGGTAAAAAATTACACACTGGTCGTAGCCGTAACGATCAGGTTGCAACCGATATTCGTCTTTATCTACGTGATGAAATTGATGACATTTTAAAATTATTAAAGCGCCTACAAAAAGGCTTGTTAGGCTTGGCTGCCAAAAATGTAAATACAATTATGCCGGGCTTCACACATTTACAAACTGCTCAGCCCGTGACTTTTGGTCACCACTTGCTGGCTTGGTTTGAAATGTTAGTGCGTGACTCTGAGCGTCTTCAAGATTGCCGTAAACGTGTCAACCGTCTGCCACTTGGTTCTGCCGCTCTTGCCGGCACAACATATCCGATTGACCGCGCTTACACAGCAGAATTATTAGGCTTTGAAGCTGTATGTGAAAACTCACTCGATGCTGTATCTGACCGTGATTTTGCCATCGAATTTAATGCAGCTGCATCTTTAATTATGATGCACTTATCACGTATGTCAGAAGAACTGATTCTTTGGACTTCTGCACAGTTCAAATTTGTAAATATTCCTGACCGCTTCTGTACTGGTTCTTCAATCATGCCACAGAAAAAAAACCCAGATGTTCCTGAACTAATCCGTGGTAAATCAGGCCGTGTATTTGGTGACTTAATTAGCTTACTTACGCTCATGAAAGGTCAACCGTTGGCTTACAACAAAGACAACCAAGAAGATAAAGAACCTTTATTTGATGCGATCGATACGGTTCGTGGTTCACTCATGGCTTTCGCAGACATGATTCCTGCATTGGTTCCAAATATTGAAATCATGCGTGAAGCTGCACTTCGTGGTTTTTCAACTGCAACCGATCTAGCTGACTATTTAGTGAAAAAAGGCGTTGCTTTCCGTGATGCGCATGAAATTGTAGGTAAAGCAGTTGCATTAGGCGTAGCTGAAGAAAAAGATTTATCTGAATTAACGCTTGAGCAATTACAACAATTCTCAGACTTAATTACAGCAGATGTATTTGATAAAGCTCTAACACTAGAAGCTTCTGTAAATGCACGTGATCATATTGGCGGAACTTCACCAAAACAGGTTGAAGCTGCGATTGCTCGTGCCCATACACGTTTAGAACAGTTATACGCTTAA
- a CDS encoding DMT family transporter, whose protein sequence is MISLIKNSSYGGTIAILVASVLWGTTGTAAAFAPTLGPLAIGAVAMGGGGLLQALVASQAIRENRKFIRENLSILLLGIVAVGIYPLAFYSSMHYAGITIGTVVSIGSAPLIAAILERYFDRKSLSKIWFLSFICGVLGVTMLSMGESHAVQEGTNEWNKIFGIFLGLVAATTYSLYSWAAKRLIDRGVAAKAAMGMIMGGGAVILLPTLLVTGGGLLQSSTNLLVAGYMMLIPMFLGYLLFGFGLKTVNASKATTLTLFEPLVAAIFAIVLVGEHISWVGWIGMFLIFTCILILSKTENA, encoded by the coding sequence ATGATTAGCCTTATTAAAAATAGTAGTTATGGCGGCACAATTGCGATTTTAGTTGCCTCTGTTTTATGGGGAACAACAGGTACTGCTGCCGCATTTGCACCAACACTTGGTCCACTCGCTATTGGTGCTGTGGCTATGGGTGGCGGTGGGCTTTTACAAGCCTTGGTTGCTTCACAGGCGATACGGGAAAACCGAAAATTTATAAGAGAAAATCTTTCAATACTGCTTTTAGGTATTGTGGCCGTTGGTATTTATCCCTTAGCTTTTTATTCTTCAATGCATTATGCAGGGATTACGATCGGCACTGTGGTTTCTATTGGTTCAGCGCCACTGATCGCAGCCATTTTAGAACGTTACTTTGATCGTAAATCTTTATCGAAAATTTGGTTTTTAAGCTTCATTTGCGGTGTGCTTGGCGTAACAATGTTGTCGATGGGGGAAAGTCATGCGGTCCAAGAGGGTACAAATGAATGGAATAAAATTTTTGGTATTTTTCTTGGGCTTGTCGCGGCTACAACTTATTCACTTTATTCATGGGCTGCGAAAAGATTAATAGACCGAGGTGTCGCGGCTAAAGCTGCAATGGGCATGATTATGGGTGGTGGCGCAGTGATTTTGCTTCCAACTTTATTGGTTACAGGTGGAGGGTTGTTGCAAAGTTCAACAAACTTACTTGTTGCTGGTTATATGATGCTGATTCCTATGTTTTTGGGTTATTTACTTTTCGGTTTTGGTCTAAAAACAGTAAATGCTAGCAAAGCGACGACCTTAACTTTATTTGAACCTTTAGTCGCTGCGATTTTTGCCATTGTGTTGGTGGGTGAGCATATTTCATGGGTGGGTTGGATAGGCATGTTTTTGATTTTTACTTGTATTTTAATATTGTCAAAAACCGAGAACGCTTAA
- a CDS encoding sensor histidine kinase: MWSWWLSKIKKSISLAEAQQTKLFPTAYRNQNSSYFFTKNGRWQHLFELIIASNILALVLALAEAQSWQALSGGRLLQYIVFINWIILSFFALVERFQGFFSSLRQEFALAIGFVMLQGIVVLTTLMSNFFQFGLLNKHASLTQNWSIYFTNVPLYLSYGILLGAFCLRYLYVREQWLHQRYAELNARIQAMQARIHPHFLFNSLNNVVSLIAIDPDKAEGMLISLSRLFRASFQELKLVSLHEEIELSKQYLMIEQVRLGERLKVEWKIELSPVQLKQITIPLLTLQPLLENSIFHGVEPMLGKATIGVLVEILQNQVSIVITNPYTDDTINSRKGHGIALENVKQRLKAYYGNSVRFQVYKGKALYTTIMSYQYQTK; encoded by the coding sequence ATGTGGTCATGGTGGCTCAGTAAAATAAAAAAGAGTATATCACTTGCCGAAGCTCAACAAACAAAGTTGTTTCCTACAGCATACCGAAATCAAAATTCCTCCTATTTTTTTACGAAAAACGGGCGTTGGCAACACTTATTCGAATTAATTATCGCAAGTAACATTTTGGCACTGGTTTTGGCACTGGCTGAAGCCCAGTCATGGCAAGCATTAAGCGGTGGACGTCTTTTACAATACATCGTTTTTATTAACTGGATAATATTGTCGTTTTTTGCCTTAGTTGAACGCTTTCAAGGTTTTTTTAGCAGTTTGCGTCAAGAATTTGCCTTGGCTATCGGTTTTGTGATGCTGCAAGGCATTGTTGTTTTGACGACCTTAATGAGTAATTTTTTTCAGTTTGGTCTTTTAAATAAGCATGCTTCTTTAACACAGAACTGGAGCATTTATTTTACCAATGTGCCTTTATATCTAAGTTATGGAATATTGCTGGGGGCTTTCTGCTTACGTTATCTATATGTCAGAGAACAGTGGTTGCATCAACGATATGCAGAATTAAATGCCCGTATTCAGGCCATGCAAGCACGAATTCATCCTCATTTTCTATTTAATAGTTTAAATAATGTGGTGAGTTTAATTGCGATAGACCCAGACAAAGCAGAAGGTATGTTGATTAGCCTGTCACGTTTATTTCGCGCAAGCTTCCAAGAATTGAAATTGGTGAGTCTGCATGAAGAAATTGAGCTGAGTAAACAATATTTAATGATTGAGCAGGTGCGTTTGGGAGAACGTTTAAAAGTAGAGTGGAAAATTGAGCTTTCACCTGTGCAACTGAAACAGATCACTATTCCTTTATTGACATTACAACCCTTGTTAGAGAATAGTATTTTTCATGGGGTAGAACCAATGTTGGGCAAAGCAACCATAGGGGTATTGGTTGAAATATTGCAAAATCAGGTCAGTATAGTCATTACCAACCCATATACAGACGATACAATAAATTCACGGAAAGGGCATGGAATCGCGCTTGAAAATGTAAAACAACGCCTGAAAGCATATTATGGGAATTCCGTAAGATTTCAGGTTTATAAAGGTAAAGCCTTATATACCACCATTATGAGCTATCAATATCAAACAAAATAA
- a CDS encoding TetR/AcrR family transcriptional regulator, with product MNDKSARQKILDAAATLFYNDGITATGINSVTAKADVAKMSLYNNFSSKSELVDAYIATRHQEWLDLYQNRLEKTKSSKEAILAVFDAYQDHAEFAYEKGFRGCGLLNAAAEFPANSVGRNAVRQHKEEVEAIVAEHLKKLIPDLQRVSYVATQLSFLLEGSMARAGLEGNSRQLLLAKQMADDFLKRECPHD from the coding sequence ATGAATGATAAATCTGCAAGACAGAAGATTCTCGATGCTGCTGCAACTTTGTTTTATAACGATGGTATTACTGCAACAGGAATTAATTCGGTTACGGCTAAAGCAGATGTCGCTAAAATGTCGCTTTATAATAATTTTTCTTCAAAAAGCGAGCTTGTCGATGCCTATATTGCTACGCGGCATCAAGAATGGCTTGATCTCTATCAAAACCGTTTAGAAAAAACAAAATCATCTAAAGAAGCTATTCTAGCCGTGTTTGATGCCTATCAAGACCATGCAGAGTTTGCCTATGAAAAGGGCTTCAGAGGGTGTGGATTATTAAATGCTGCGGCAGAGTTTCCAGCGAACAGTGTAGGTCGAAATGCGGTAAGGCAGCATAAAGAAGAAGTCGAGGCCATTGTTGCCGAGCATTTAAAAAAATTAATACCAGACTTGCAGCGTGTTAGCTATGTCGCTACGCAGCTTTCCTTTCTTTTAGAAGGCTCTATGGCAAGAGCTGGGTTGGAAGGCAATAGTCGTCAACTCCTATTAGCAAAGCAAATGGCGGACGATTTTCTAAAGAGAGAATGCCCACATGATTAG
- a CDS encoding TolC family outer membrane protein: MVAMGLWSFASSGFALDLVEAYERAKQNDPTWQANQQQFEADQLNLGLATGALLPTVTLSGNITRNRQTVKRSNFPGVDQEGLSDALVSNTSTTRQATLTARQPLFRMDAWEGYKQVKTSVALSEITLRLQKQDHVLNVAEAYFNVLRQQALGVAYIQEEKALLEQLNMMNAKLKEGLVARSDVSEANAQYQNARANRISTNVQLLLAQEQLSEYIGSYQDKLAVLRSDFTFQKPYPAQINDWLSLAQQKNLKIQQARLQQKYSEDQRRVEKAALYPQIDAVASYGYTKQTPETLISTDGKFDQVGVEMNWNLFNGGRTRTSIKKATVEASKAQAQLDAAIRRANVDVKSAFMQVDTDQAKLEARKAAMDSSSLVSQASKASYNEGLKSMVDVLLAQRNAFSAKQDYLNAQYDYLLNVLRLKAAVGQLGEKDLVELNNWLTYQ; this comes from the coding sequence ATGGTCGCTATGGGCCTTTGGAGTTTTGCATCTTCAGGTTTTGCTCTAGATTTGGTTGAAGCTTATGAGCGCGCAAAACAAAATGATCCGACATGGCAAGCCAATCAACAACAATTTGAAGCAGATCAACTTAATTTAGGCTTGGCAACAGGAGCTTTATTACCAACGGTCACATTGTCTGGAAACATTACCCGTAATCGACAAACTGTAAAACGTTCAAACTTTCCGGGCGTTGACCAAGAAGGGCTTTCAGATGCTTTGGTGAGTAATACTTCAACGACTCGTCAAGCGACTTTAACAGCACGCCAGCCACTATTTCGAATGGATGCTTGGGAAGGTTATAAGCAGGTTAAAACTTCGGTTGCTTTAAGTGAAATCACTTTAAGACTGCAAAAACAAGATCATGTGTTAAATGTAGCAGAAGCCTATTTTAATGTGCTGCGTCAGCAGGCATTGGGGGTTGCATACATACAAGAAGAAAAAGCTTTGCTTGAACAGCTCAATATGATGAATGCCAAACTCAAAGAGGGTTTAGTGGCACGTAGTGATGTGAGTGAAGCAAATGCTCAATATCAAAATGCCAGAGCCAACCGTATTTCAACCAATGTTCAATTACTTTTAGCCCAAGAACAGCTTTCTGAATATATTGGTTCTTATCAAGATAAACTTGCTGTACTGCGAAGTGATTTCACTTTTCAAAAACCTTATCCAGCCCAGATTAATGATTGGCTTTCTTTGGCGCAGCAAAAAAACTTAAAGATCCAGCAAGCCCGATTACAGCAAAAATATAGTGAAGATCAGCGCCGTGTAGAAAAGGCCGCGCTTTATCCTCAAATTGATGCTGTTGCAAGCTACGGATATACCAAACAGACCCCAGAGACACTCATTTCGACTGATGGAAAATTTGATCAGGTGGGTGTGGAAATGAACTGGAATTTATTTAATGGTGGGCGCACCAGAACATCAATTAAAAAAGCGACCGTAGAAGCCAGTAAAGCTCAGGCTCAACTTGATGCGGCCATTCGCCGTGCCAATGTCGATGTGAAAAGTGCCTTTATGCAGGTCGATACCGATCAAGCAAAACTCGAAGCAAGAAAAGCTGCCATGGATTCGTCTTCTTTAGTTTCCCAAGCTTCAAAAGCGAGTTATAACGAAGGCTTGAAAAGTATGGTTGATGTTTTATTAGCACAGCGTAATGCTTTTTCGGCAAAACAGGATTATCTTAATGCTCAATATGATTATTTATTGAATGTACTTCGTTTAAAAGCTGCAGTAGGTCAGTTAGGTGAAAAAGATCTAGTCGAGCTAAATAACTGGTTAACCTATCAGTAA
- the phoU gene encoding phosphate signaling complex protein PhoU, producing the protein MSPSNPVLSHHISSQFNEDLQDVNTKFMTMGGLVEQQVANAIHALLDTDANLAIDVQFKDNAVNQYERDIDEGLTLILARRHPAAIDLRMVIAMSKANTDLERIGDEAAKIARIAQNLCEEGGSPRGYMETRHIGNQVRVMIHDALDAFARLDADQALRVLLADADIDREYQSATRTLMTYMIEDPRHIARVINVMWVLRSLERIGDHARNIAEQVIYMAKGFDARHTKIEEIEAKVHEK; encoded by the coding sequence TTGAGTCCAAGTAATCCGGTGTTAAGCCATCATATTTCTTCTCAATTTAATGAAGATTTGCAAGATGTAAACACAAAGTTTATGACCATGGGTGGCTTGGTCGAACAACAGGTCGCAAATGCAATTCATGCTTTGCTTGATACAGATGCAAATTTAGCAATTGACGTTCAGTTTAAAGATAACGCAGTTAATCAATATGAACGTGATATTGATGAAGGCCTTACGTTAATTTTGGCACGTCGTCATCCTGCAGCGATTGACCTACGTATGGTTATTGCAATGAGCAAAGCTAATACAGACCTCGAACGTATTGGTGATGAAGCTGCAAAAATTGCACGTATTGCACAAAACCTCTGTGAAGAGGGCGGCTCCCCACGTGGCTATATGGAAACCCGTCATATTGGTAACCAAGTTCGTGTCATGATTCATGACGCGCTTGATGCTTTTGCGCGTTTAGATGCAGATCAGGCTTTACGTGTGCTTTTAGCCGACGCGGACATTGACCGCGAGTATCAATCAGCAACGCGTACATTAATGACGTATATGATTGAAGACCCGCGTCATATTGCTCGTGTAATTAATGTGATGTGGGTTTTACGTTCTTTAGAGCGTATTGGTGACCATGCCCGTAACATTGCTGAGCAAGTCATTTATATGGCAAAAGGCTTTGATGCTCGCCATACTAAAATTGAAGAAATTGAAGCTAAAGTCCACGAAAAGTAA
- the hemC gene encoding hydroxymethylbilane synthase, producing MKTLKIATRQSPLALWQAEYIRARLQELHPDLTVELVKFVTQGDKILDTPLAKIGGKGLFVKELEAALLDGRADLAVHSMKDVPMALPEGLTLAVICEREDPLDAFVSNQFEKFADLPQGAKVGTSSLRRKSQILKQRPDLQIIDLRGNVGTRLAKLDDGQYDAIILASAGLKRLGLSERIRHCLTPDISLPAVGQGALGLECRAADQDVLALIQPLLHQETDVCVRAERAFNAYLEGGCQVPIAGYATLQNGKIHIEGRVGSPDGQTLLRAELTDEASNAHQLGENLARNLLDQGAGELLKALY from the coding sequence ATGAAAACCTTGAAAATTGCTACACGACAAAGCCCACTTGCTCTTTGGCAGGCAGAATATATTCGTGCCCGATTACAGGAGCTTCACCCCGATTTAACGGTGGAGTTGGTTAAGTTTGTCACGCAGGGCGACAAAATTTTAGATACGCCTTTAGCAAAAATTGGTGGGAAAGGGCTGTTTGTTAAAGAGTTAGAAGCAGCACTTTTAGATGGGCGTGCAGATTTAGCTGTACATTCAATGAAAGATGTTCCGATGGCTTTGCCAGAAGGTTTAACCTTGGCGGTCATTTGTGAACGTGAAGATCCATTAGATGCTTTCGTTTCAAATCAATTTGAAAAATTTGCTGATCTACCTCAAGGTGCAAAAGTTGGTACATCAAGTTTACGTCGTAAATCTCAGATTTTAAAACAACGCCCTGATTTGCAAATTATTGACTTGCGTGGAAATGTTGGAACACGTTTAGCAAAGCTAGATGACGGTCAGTATGACGCGATTATTTTGGCCAGTGCTGGTTTGAAGCGGTTAGGGCTGTCAGAACGTATTCGTCATTGTTTAACACCAGATATTAGTTTGCCTGCGGTGGGACAAGGTGCATTGGGCTTGGAATGCCGTGCGGCTGACCAAGATGTATTAGCTTTAATTCAACCATTATTACACCAAGAAACAGATGTTTGTGTGCGTGCTGAGCGTGCTTTTAATGCTTATCTTGAAGGTGGTTGTCAGGTACCCATTGCAGGTTATGCCACACTACAAAATGGAAAAATCCATATTGAAGGGCGTGTCGGAAGTCCTGATGGTCAAACATTATTACGTGCTGAACTGACAGATGAAGCCAGCAATGCTCATCAATTAGGTGAAAACCTTGCTCGAAACTTACTTGATCAAGGTGCTGGCGAGCTATTAAAGGCTCTCTACTAA
- the thiC gene encoding phosphomethylpyrimidine synthase ThiC, whose amino-acid sequence MNQLTNLSSVEISAQHEQDAKDLTRILPASKKVYIEGSRPDIQVPMREISLTDTPTGLGGEHNPPIMVYDTSGVYTDPNVQIDLDKGLPSIRQNWIEERNDTDVLSGLTSTFGQERLKDIRTADIRFAHIQNPRRAKAGKNVSQMHYAKQGIITPEMEYIAIRENQRQREGVDTRQHPGQNFGAKNLKEITPEFVRQEVAEGRAIIPANINHPELEPMIIGRNFLVKINANIGNSALGSSIDEEVAKMTWATRWGADTIMDLSTGKNIHETREWIIRNSPVPIGTVPIYQALEKVDGVAEDLTWEIFKDTLIEQAEQGVDYFTIHAGVLLRYVPLTANRLTGIVSRGGSIMAQWCLAHHEENFLYTHFDEICEIMKAYDVSFSLGDGLRPGCIQDANDEAQFSELKTLGELTHRAWEHDVQVMIEGPGHVPMHMIKENMDLQLEVCKEAPFYTLGPLTTDIAPGYDHITSAIGAAMIGWYGTAMLCYVTPKEHLGLPNKKDVKDGIITYKLAAHAADLAKGHPGAQVRDNALSKARFEFRWDDQFNLSLDPDTARSMHDETLPKEAHKSAHFCSMCGPKFCSMKITQNVRDYANNLTNSNSEVEEGLKAMKEVYQEQGQKLYHKV is encoded by the coding sequence ATGAACCAGTTAACGAATCTCTCTTCTGTTGAAATTTCAGCGCAACATGAACAAGATGCAAAAGATTTAACTCGCATCTTACCCGCTTCAAAAAAAGTTTATATTGAAGGCTCTCGCCCTGACATTCAGGTTCCAATGCGGGAAATTTCTCTCACCGATACCCCTACTGGTCTTGGTGGCGAACATAATCCCCCTATTATGGTCTATGACACTTCAGGTGTTTATACCGACCCAAATGTTCAAATTGATTTAGACAAAGGTTTACCTTCAATTCGCCAAAACTGGATTGAAGAACGTAACGATACTGACGTACTTTCTGGTTTAACTTCAACGTTTGGTCAAGAACGTTTAAAAGATATCCGTACCGCAGACATTCGATTTGCCCACATTCAAAACCCGCGCCGTGCCAAAGCTGGCAAAAATGTCTCTCAAATGCACTATGCCAAGCAAGGTATTATCACACCTGAAATGGAATATATTGCAATTCGTGAAAATCAGCGCCAGCGTGAAGGTGTGGATACGCGCCAGCATCCTGGACAAAATTTCGGTGCAAAAAACTTAAAAGAAATCACACCTGAATTCGTTCGCCAAGAGGTTGCTGAAGGTCGCGCCATTATTCCTGCGAATATTAACCATCCAGAACTTGAACCAATGATTATTGGTCGTAACTTCTTGGTTAAAATTAATGCCAACATTGGTAACTCAGCGCTTGGTTCTTCAATTGACGAAGAAGTTGCGAAAATGACATGGGCAACCCGTTGGGGCGCTGACACTATTATGGATTTGTCGACGGGTAAAAATATTCATGAAACACGTGAATGGATTATTCGTAACTCACCTGTTCCAATCGGTACCGTACCAATTTATCAAGCACTTGAAAAAGTTGATGGCGTTGCAGAAGACCTGACTTGGGAAATCTTTAAAGACACGCTCATCGAACAAGCTGAACAAGGCGTTGACTACTTCACGATTCACGCAGGTGTATTGCTTCGCTATGTGCCACTCACCGCAAACCGTTTGACCGGTATTGTGTCTCGTGGTGGTTCAATCATGGCGCAGTGGTGTTTAGCACATCATGAAGAAAACTTCCTATACACTCATTTCGATGAAATCTGTGAAATCATGAAAGCCTACGATGTTTCGTTTAGCTTAGGCGATGGCTTACGTCCGGGTTGTATTCAAGATGCGAATGACGAAGCACAGTTCAGTGAACTTAAAACACTCGGTGAACTCACTCATCGTGCATGGGAACATGATGTTCAAGTCATGATTGAAGGCCCTGGTCACGTGCCAATGCACATGATTAAAGAAAACATGGACTTGCAGCTAGAAGTTTGTAAAGAGGCCCCATTCTATACACTTGGGCCTTTAACAACGGATATCGCTCCGGGTTACGACCACATTACCTCTGCAATTGGCGCTGCCATGATTGGTTGGTACGGCACAGCAATGCTTTGTTATGTCACACCGAAAGAGCATCTTGGCCTACCAAACAAAAAAGATGTTAAAGACGGGATTATTACCTACAAGCTTGCAGCCCATGCTGCTGATCTTGCTAAAGGACATCCAGGTGCGCAAGTTCGCGATAATGCCTTGTCAAAAGCACGTTTTGAATTCCGTTGGGACGATCAGTTCAACTTAAGTCTAGATCCTGACACGGCTCGTAGCATGCATGATGAAACCTTACCGAAAGAGGCTCACAAATCTGCACACTTTTGCTCAATGTGCGGACCAAAGTTCTGCTCGATGAAAATCACCCAGAATGTTCGTGACTATGCCAACAACCTCACTAATAGTAATTCAGAGGTTGAAGAAGGCCTCAAAGCCATGAAAGAGGTTTATCAAGAACAAGGTCAAAAACTGTATCATAAAGTGTAA
- a CDS encoding oxidative damage protection protein: MSRQVFCRKYQKEMEGLDFAPFPGAKGQDFFENVSKQAWQEWLQHQTTLINEKRLNVFEPDAKKFLEEQREKFFNNDESVEKAEGWKPE, from the coding sequence ATGAGCCGACAAGTATTTTGCCGCAAATATCAAAAGGAAATGGAAGGTCTAGACTTCGCTCCTTTTCCTGGTGCTAAAGGCCAAGATTTTTTTGAAAATGTTTCTAAACAAGCATGGCAAGAATGGTTACAACACCAAACTACGCTGATTAATGAAAAGCGCTTAAATGTGTTTGAACCAGATGCGAAGAAATTTCTTGAAGAACAACGTGAAAAATTCTTCAACAATGATGAGAGCGTAGAAAAAGCTGAAGGCTGGAAACCAGAATAA
- a CDS encoding LytR/AlgR family response regulator transcription factor yields the protein MKVLICDDEPFAVERLSRLVSKMGHEVVSTAHHGQEALEQARLHQPDVILLDIQMPGMNGLVCAEQLSQFNPRPAIVFCTAYDQHALEAFKSQAQAYLLKPIDPQELEQVFSQLTQLTQAQLNALPQHDFLHDLKTQRHQIAAKTYRGVELIPVENIYYFLADQKYVTVRHQNGSVLIDETLKELETEFADQFIRIHRNALVAVAYLDGLELVSSGQYQVRLRGLDERLSVSRRHLSMLRDRIHQL from the coding sequence ATGAAGGTGCTGATTTGTGATGACGAACCATTTGCAGTGGAGCGATTATCACGTTTAGTTTCAAAGATGGGACATGAAGTTGTATCAACAGCTCATCATGGACAAGAGGCCTTGGAACAGGCGCGGCTTCATCAACCGGATGTAATCTTACTTGATATTCAAATGCCAGGTATGAATGGTCTTGTCTGCGCAGAACAGTTAAGTCAATTCAATCCACGACCTGCTATCGTATTTTGTACTGCCTATGATCAACATGCATTGGAAGCATTTAAATCTCAGGCTCAAGCTTATCTTCTTAAACCCATTGATCCTCAAGAACTTGAACAAGTTTTTAGTCAACTGACTCAACTGACTCAAGCACAGCTCAATGCTTTGCCACAACATGATTTTTTACATGATCTAAAAACACAACGGCATCAAATTGCCGCAAAAACCTATCGTGGAGTTGAGCTGATTCCTGTTGAAAATATTTATTATTTTTTAGCAGATCAGAAATATGTCACGGTGCGTCATCAAAATGGCAGTGTATTAATTGATGAAACATTAAAAGAGCTTGAAACCGAATTTGCAGATCAATTTATTCGTATTCATCGCAATGCATTAGTTGCGGTTGCCTATTTAGATGGATTGGAGTTGGTCAGTTCGGGACAATATCAGGTTCGATTACGTGGTTTAGATGAACGACTTTCGGTGAGCCGTCGACATTTATCTATGCTTAGAGACCGGATTCATCAGCTCTAA